CCACTATCTcggtaaaaatatacaaaacgaGATAATAGACTTGTTGCATCAAAATGTGAGGTCtcatattattaatgaaataaaaaaggccAAATACTATTCTATAATTTTAGATTGCACTCCTGACGTAAGCAAAGTGGAGCAAATGACTCTTATATTCCGATATGTTACAGTCAATAAATCTGATTTCAACGATGctgaaataaaagttaatgaaAGTTTTTTGGGTTTCCTTCCAATTGAAAGGTGCACAGGAAAACAAATGACTGAAATCATAATTGAAGAACTTACTAATATGAGTTTAAACTTGCAAGATGTTAGAGGACAGGGATATGATAATGGATCTAATATGAAAGGCGATAAAGCTGGAGTGCAATCtagaattaagaatttaaattcACGAGCGTTTTACGTTCCGTGTAGCAGTCATTCTGTGAATCTAGTGGTTAATGATATGGCAAAAGCTTCTTCGATAGCCGCTAATTTCTTCAACATAATCcagaaactatttttttttttcatcatctACGTTTCGGTGGGCAATACTTTTGAAACATATTAAAGGATTAACTTTGAAACCATTGAGTGCCACTAGATGGGAGAGTAGGATAGAGGCCTTAAAGACTTTACGATTTCAAATAGGAGAAGAATACGACGCAACAAAAACTTGGTACAAAATCTTAAACTGCATTAATCCTATAAGCAAACTAATGCAAACAAAAGATTTCGATCTAGCATCTGCACTTGACCTCTtacaaaattgcaaaaaattctttaaggATCTTCGATCGGACAAGTCTGTCAATGAAAGTATAATTGATGCAAGAGAACTGGCTGCCGAAATTGACATTGAAGCTAATTTTGAATCAACAATTCTACGACACcgcatacaaagaaaaaaaaatattttctcatACGAATTTCAAGATGAACCGATTGAAGACcccaaagaaaaatatcagTACAGTGTCGGCCAAATAGTTTGTATCAATAAATTAGCTATATATTTTTGATAGCATAGCTTTATATGTTTGATTATTTGATGCAGACTTTTTGAAAGGGATTATATGTTTAAAGGGCGGTAATTTGTCTTTTTGTCCGTGGTAACGGAAACGCTAGAGAGGGCGCTGTATACCCTGCAGCGTTGTCTCCACTTTTCATTGTTTCTTGAATTATGTGTAACACATCCAATCTGGAGGTTGaagttacaaaaattgtgGAACCACGTCCTCTGGTTCTCCATCTAAAATCCAACTGAGAAATTGGTTTgtcattatacagggtgatttattagctcaccaccaaactttgacatatgatagctaatctaattaccaaaaaaaatgttaatgttaacatatctcctatttcaattatttacgaaattataacactaaagttttctgcagcgaatttattaatagtcagtaaagtcaaacattcaacaaaacaaagttgtcattatAATATCAGTTCGATTTGTGCATCGCTAAAGAGCGGACTTTTTTGAGTAGAAtgtactgccgttgaaaattttaaacatagctgatagttttcgagatataacataaagttgtatttttttaaatataactttataaaaagttgaaaagagaatatttttagctttccaatgatgtgtcgcacgcatgatgtttctgcggaaaataagcgttattaaatatgttaaaataatcttatttttttaaatataactttcaattctaaaattttacagattaaaattcaaatttttaattatagtaggaGAGGAAAACGCTAAATCCTGCTTGGTTACTATAGCAACGTGAGTTTACTTGTCATTTAAGAAGTTAcgcattatctttaaatacaacgataaaattaaatatagaatatattggagtccgctttgaagatgatacataagtcttcatatccccattaaaacagtttatgatccctaattttcctctatctcgcccaatttcaaaagaaaagattgctgatatcaaaaaacttctacATCTTATGTTTGGGGAAAACTGGAAAAATACTATCGAAGATCTCATTCGTTGATACCGAACTGTTCTaaccttacaaccagtaagtttagTAGAAGAAGGTGACGTCTGTGACTGTTCAGTTCCTGAAgttgttcatatttaattattcattattatttagtaagtatttttaataaacaaactttagttGCAAACCActttttattggtgaacaaagtcagggataagatgctgaaaaatttaaattaactattcaaagtttttattcgttggtacaaaaccaactttatcctgAATAATAGTACAAAACCAGCtttattctgtcatattcgtgcaaaaccatataGCCACTATAATACATAGTATTTTCTGTCCGgacccgcctactataatcaaaattttgaacattaccgcttactattttggaattgaaaatcaacgcttattttctgcaaatacaccatacatggaaagttaaaaatatgctctttctagtaacatcataataaactatagtttgtatttcaaaaatcatcaagtgtgtttaaaatttttcaacggcagtatattctacttaaaaaagtgtcttaagaacgtatcaaccccatttctctaatttcaaaaataaacgaattatgagcattttttgaaattacgaaaatttgatttattggcaataacttaaaaataaaaaaagatagaggtttggtgtttgcgggattggattagtctcgaaaaaagagaccgggacatggcacctacttttttcgtatctcttatagtttctgagatagcctataacatccaaatttgcccacctgtacagggtgtcccgttaagcgtacggagcggctgtatctcgataacggtaaggcctagagctttgggaaaaaatctttataagcaaagtgaccaagagaaatagctggaaattattttgaagttcgtaattcgaccgctagggggcgtaactgtcattaagaaacataaaattgccgctatctcagaaacttagatgatgagctataattttgacaacatcatttaatagcttggataatactgcaacgcttttgttttgcgatatttctcatatctgtcataataagggaaggggaggccaatgcgttttcatatgtttacattttaatatctcctggaccattcaaccgatttgaatatttttggtgttgtttgaaagagcattttatgctctttttaaagatattttcaataaaaccgtttgctttaaaacaaataagctagagggcgttatctgcagcgattacatatttttgtgatttttgaagaaaagttaaatggaacgatactatttacttcacagacccttagagtcaccttaaaatttgcaaaattttagtgaaaaccgcatctcgatatcgccaccccttctcgaattatagaagaaaatgataaaaactcgagtgccatcaatcggatccagttaccttatcgataaaaacaaatcacataaccatggtaactgtaaacatgtcatttactaacgcaacagcgtatgatagagcatatgatgatttatttttaatgtttcgaATGCGAtacaactgcatggcaaaaatgtgcaatgcaattacgacaaagaaagacatttttctctagaagtgtttttaagattgacttggtgattacggaaaactggcaacgtgtagcccattcagacatctctatgaattagtaaatcacattggtgcgcaatgtgatcccacataatctgggaactccgaaaacaattgtccacaagattcctcaagagaataatatctccaccacgttggtTTACATCAAgtcttaacagataccgattatgataacagactgaactattatcattgacttttaaatatgatttggacaaatccaaaccttttatcacaaatgctatggatgcatgaagcatctgtccacaagctggtgtaaacttgcataatatgcattcttggttcgagcaaaacccacatgcTATCACCCCTTTTTCTATTGCGTatactaaacgacctgacttttcaagaaaaaccaataaccagggaaaatatgacaaaactctaaataccagtagaaacgtgtccagggccgagacttaagcttttaagtttttttttcgtcgaaattagattaaataaatgcatcgaggtttatgtaaggcatttcgcacattagtgagctatttttgtcaaaaatttaagttattctaagtgttttggtttattttgttttattatcattgttgatgtttcattgatccgttagCTTTtaaacacgcctcaaaagtagttttgaagcagttctaagcttcgataaagtgtgaaggaagggtctagataataaaatttttgtgctctcttatttgtttcctaaggtaacttgatccgattaagatatacgaatttttaacattttcttctataattcgagaatgcatggagatatcgagatgcggttttcactattatttatcaaattttatagtgaTTAAGGGTCCGTGAAGAAAacagtaccgttccatttaactttttttcaaaaatcacaaaaatatgtaaccgctgcagataacgccctctagcttatttgttttaaaccaggCGGTCttactaaaaatatcttttaaaagagcatgtaatgctctttcaaacaagaccaaaaatattcaaatcggttgagcggtccaggagatattaaaatgtaaacatttgaaaacgcattggcttcccctcccttattatgacagatatgagaaatatcgcaaaacaaaagcgatgcggtattatccaagctactaaggtccgttactaccatcttttagttaaatttatcttatagataaacacatctactagccaatcagggcgcgtaaaatagccgtaaccatggtaataatcctttagatagcttaaccagaagatggtagtaacgagcctaaatgatgttgtcaaaattatagctcatcatctaagtttctgagatagcggcaattttatgtttcttaaggtgtcaaaaattatatttgcgtaaacaatctttttcttctctttacctaaattcaataaaatatgtatttaaatgctttatttattactagCCATAATATTCTCAATGTTGTCGTAATTTGAGACGTAAATGAAACCCGGCTCGTCGGGTTAAATAagcataattaaaatatatattatattctttcttttttttatttaattaataaaagactCTGAGGCCACCCTAACCAAGTATTTGCAGTCACAAAAACAACTTTAGACAAGTTTACGAATACAATTCATATGTATACCTACTGGTAGTTGCTAGGTCCCAATGTTGCGTTATCACAACGTTCAACTTTTAAAGTCACTTGGATActagattttgtaaaaatagtTAGCTATTTATCCATATTCTTGTTCTGTGAAGTATGCTATATATCAAAAACATtcaggattaaaaaaattataataagagTTCCTttttacaatgtttttaaattcatatGACCATGCTAAAAATTTCACcattgttaatttatatttacgcTTAGAAGTTGAATTATCTATGACAAAAAACTGCATAGGTGTGCTCAAATCCTTCTTAAACGAATAGTATTTTTctgatcaaaaattaatgctttaaatatttaaaaaaaaatcattttgcgAATTACGTTAACGCAACTATGGTCCTAGATGGGTAAAAAATGTatcgtttttttgttaatttttagaCTTCTCCATTTTTGTGGTACTTTTATTCTGCGATTCCAAGAGGGATGGCAGCCTCGGTGTTTTTGATCCCGTTGGGGATTTTCTTGGACCAACGTGCGGCGAAAATATGTTTGCCCGCTTTACTATTTGTACTTTTGTACTCTTTCCTGCCACACAAAGAAttaagatttattatttatgtctTCCCGTTGTTAAACGTTCCAGTAGCTACTGCTTGTCATAgaatgtataaataattatttaaaaaaaaataaattatattcattttgtgtttttagaTGGGAAAATAGGcacaaaaatttgttgttctACCTCTCATCGTTGGGTGTATCAGGTCATTTATACCTCAACGTTCTTTTTACTATATTCTTATTAAACATTTCAAGTACAAATTATCCTGGAGGTGTGGCGATGTCCAAATTTCATAGGCTCTATGAAAACGAAACGAATGTTAACgtacatatttgtaatttggCTGCTCAAACTGGTGTTACAAGGTTTACAGAAATTAATTCAGGTTGGATGTAAGCagtattaatgttttattcaatttaatttcttttatataataattctCTATTTGTAGATATAATAAAACAGAACATTTAAATCACGGCGATCCagacatgtttgaattcaCACATTTAATAGTCGAAGCCAAATCTAAGtattcaacaaatttaaaaccttATACATTAACTCACGATATTGTTGATTCTGTGGAagcgtttcataaaattgtgtttaattattattcatttcctccaattcaaattaaaatgaaacccgtcctattcattttaaaacgtAAAGACAACTACAAAGATTTGCTCCCAATAATACCGCAAATCAACATAACAGAAATGGGGTCTGGGGAAGAATCTGAAGaagtttcaaatttaaaagttattgaagAATCGAAAGAGGAGGATGTTACATATGAAGAAAAGGTTGCTACTTTACAAAAAGAACTGATGGATTCTGAAGATGTGACAAGATCAAGAGATTTTGAGGATAGTTATATTGATTTTGAGGAAAGgcttaaaattgaattgatggaaatgaaattaagggaAGAAAGAGAAAGTGAGAAGAATAAAGAGGATGTTGAGAGAATTAAGGAAGTTgatgaaattataaatgaatctaaggaaataaaatcaccggaaaagaaaaaagaaaaatctaatgaaaaaataaaatctaagaaaattgaaaaatcttctaaattaattaatcagaAAGAAAAGCCAGATCTAACTTTAAAATCGATTGAAAAATCAGAACcaacagaaaagaaaaatgttaagaaattaataaaacgaatTGTTAAAGACGAtatga
This genomic stretch from Onthophagus taurus isolate NC chromosome 7, IU_Otau_3.0, whole genome shotgun sequence harbors:
- the LOC111415243 gene encoding dol-P-Man:Man(7)GlcNAc(2)-PP-Dol alpha-1,6-mannosyltransferase isoform X2, whose protein sequence is MKFLLCSGAAIIIFRFDVALFLGLLLIYDVYLQRLSLRRFIQICVPAGIGFLLLSVVVDSIFWQRPIWPEGEVIWFNVILNKSSNYGTSPFLWYFYSAIPRGMAASVFLIPLGIFLDQRAAKICLPALLFVLLYSFLPHKELRFIIYVFPLLNVPVATACHRIWENRHKNLLFYLSSLGVSGHLYLNVLFTIFLLNISSTNYPGGVAMSKFHRLYENETNVNVHICNLAAQTGVTRFTEINSGWIYNKTEHLNHGDPDMFEFTHLIVEAKSKYSTNLKPYTLTHDIVDSVEAFHKIVFNYYSFPPIQIKMKPVLFILKRKDNYKDLLPIIPQINITEMGSGEESEEVSNLKVIEESKEEDVTYEEKVATLQKELMDSEDVTRSRDFEDSYIDFEERLKIELMEMKLREERESEKNKEDVERIKEVDEIINESKEIKSPEKKKEKSNEKIKSKKIEKSSKLINQKEKPDLTLKSIEKSEPTEKKNVKKLIKRIVKDDMKQEKMQQIKIEEKPTVIQEKSVEEKIKSQEKVKSQEQLKPAYKDIPKLKEKGKVKESIKNIIRDFKKNQILSKIKPKTEGAKQTIKKIIEEDKTLVEMEELRKLQHQILGIIEENPNILNKEAIKTKINEAVFKDIIDESKLEMEIVKPKVVPPVKLETEETTKEESEEITIEESTEEFEISDIEKSVIPKTAIYDEFMPFNTEFEAANEHIENLMIMLEEIVSNMEVNEDLYVSEE